The Sulfurospirillum oryzae genome contains the following window.
CCAGCCCACGTAAATACCAATGTTTTTTGAAGCACCGAGCATCTTCTCAACTTTTTGAAGATCGCTAATAGCTGGAGTCATGGATGCGATGACGATGTCATACTTTCCTTCCAACGGAAAAGAGTCCCAGTCGCTTTGATGGGTATGGATATGTTGTTTAACGCCTGTTTCGTTGGCATCTTCATTAAGTGCCGCTAACATGCCCTCTGATATATCCATCGCCGTGACATTTGCACCTTTAAGTGCTAGGGGAATCGCCATAGCACCCGTTCCTGCACCAATATCCAAAACAGACATTTTATCAAAGGAGACATTTTTCTTTTGACACCAGTTGATGATGTAATTGACATCTTTGCTCATTGAAGCGTCATTGAAGCGTGGATAACGCTTTGCCATATTGTCCCAAAAGTTAAAGGTTGGTTCCA
Protein-coding sequences here:
- a CDS encoding class I SAM-dependent methyltransferase; protein product: MEPTFNFWDNMAKRYPRFNDASMSKDVNYIINWCQKKNVSFDKMSVLDIGAGTGAMAIPLALKGANVTAMDISEGMLAALNEDANETGVKQHIHTHQSDWDSFPLEGKYDIVIASMTPAISDLQKVEKMLGASKNIGIYVGWGKYRINKLVEALVKAHTTAEEDCASAGCIKAEKFIEILKEKHIPFETEFFPTSWKEEYTFEEAKEYAYDQLKRKEITPNEEIVESILVANTFNDKVIVQTEAEKGIILWRVA